The nucleotide sequence AACTCTGACAAATCCAAACTTGATACAAACAAATGAATCAATCTGACAGTGTTATCAGAACTAATAGCTTCCTCTAAACAAAAAACCTCCGTTTGGTTGGGATTGGAACGTTGAATAAATTTCATTCATAAATGTACTGAAAATCAATGAATTATGAAACAAAAATTGAACAAGTTATTAACAATCAGCAAGTTACAAAAAGGGGGACTTATTAGACAGACTGACGATAGAGGCAAGTAGCCCACAGGAGCACGCGGCGCTAGCCAAGTGCGACGAGGACTACAGCCGATAGCGTGACCCGAACGCCTTTATCGAATGTTGGGAAATTACCTGACTATTTTGGCGGAGGGGGCCCGCATACAAGGAATTATAAAATAGATTGCAACCGTTTTGATTTATCTTTTTCTGCAATTCCTAAAAAGTTCATAACCAGTAACTCTCCAGGTTCTTTCATGCCAGAAGGAGTGAAGAGTTAATCGAATTTCCGGTACTCCATCCCTTGTTTATTTGCAATCAAAATCCGATTGTATGGAAGAAAATATTTGAAATTAGCTAGTGGAATTGCTACCTACTTCATCTTAACTTATCAAAATACCAGCAACCTTATTTTTTTTCGCTGGCAATGGCCTTTTTAGCAAGCTCCATTCTTTTGGGCAATTGTAAGGAAAGAATGTGCCAAAACATTACAAAATCACTACCCAGACTCCACAAAGGATAGGTAAAAGTTGCAGGCTTGTTTTTCTCGAAAAAGAAATGACCGAACCAGGCAAAACCATAACCGGCCAAAGGCATAAACAATAAAATTCGAAATTGAGGGTCGCCTAAATAAATGGTGGTTAAAAATTCAACAAAAAATACCAAAACTAAAAAGGTACCAAAAAAATGTAAGCCTCTACAAATGGTATCACTGTGCTCGGTGAGGTAATAATTATAAAAACTCCAAAATGTTTTATATTTCTTTTCGGCCATGGTTTTCAAATTTCAACAAAAATAAAAAAATTAATTAGAAAAATTATCCTGCTCTCCATCTTCTACATCGGCATCCTTGGTTTTACTAAATGATTCCAGGATCGAAGTTAAAATTGATAAGACAATTGAAAAGAGTAAAGCGTACCAAAATCCATCCAATTCAAAACCATCGACCAAATAATCGCCTAATAAAAGTATTAAGGCATTGATAACCAGTAGAAATAATCCAAAACTAAACAAGGTGAATGGTATGGTTAGGGCAATTAAAATTGGCTTGATAAATACATTCAAAAACGACAAAACCAATGCCAATAATAAAGCAGTGGTGTAGTTGCTTAGGTGCACTCCGGGCAGAATGTGTGCACATACCATCACTGCAATACTGGAGACTATAATCTTGATAAAAAGGTTTTTCCACATGATTTGCAAAAATATTTAACAATTCTTATCCAAGGAAATCAAAGCCTCACTAATTTTGCACCCGTTTTTTGTTCAAAAAGTTGGGGCAACTTTCCCCAAAAGCAATGGGTTCAACCTCGCACAAACATGTAAGCAAGTTTACGCTAGCCGGTGCATTAATTACCTTAGGAATTGTTTTTGGAGATATTGGTACATCTCCTCTTTACGTAATGAGCGCCATTATTGGCAAAAGTGTAATTTCCCCGGAACTGGTTCTTGGTGGTATTTCTTGTGTCTTTTGGACGCTTACCATTCAAACGACGTTTAAATACGTATTTCTAACCCTCAATGCTGATAACAATGGTGAAGGTGGAATTTTTGCCCTCTATGCTTTAGTTAGGCGAAGAGCTAAATGGTTAACCATTCCGGCAGTTATTGGTGGTTGTGCTCTTTTGGCAGATGGAATTATTACTCCTTCCATCTCTGTTACTTCTGCTGTAGAAGGTTTTAAAATTCATCAACCCAATGTACCTGTCATCCCTATCGTTTTAGCTATTTTAACCCTTTTATTCTTGTTCCAACGCATGGGAACCACCATTGTTGGTAAGTACTTTGGTTATATTATGTTGGTTTGGTTCGTTGTATTAGGTTGGTTGGGTGTTAGACAAATAATCGATTTTCCTAGCGTTTTTAAAGCACTTAGTCCATTTTATGCCATCAATCTTTTGGTTAATTATCCGGGTGGATTTTGGCTTCTTGGTGCAGTTTTTCTTTGTACCACCGGTGCTGAGGCCTTGTATTCAGACCTTGGTCACTGTGGAAGAAAAAACATTCAAATTTCCTGGATTTTTGTTAAAATTACTTTAATCCTAAATTACTTCGGGCAAGGTGCTTGGTTACTTTCCATGCAAGGTCAAACCCTCGATGGCAGAAATCCTTTTTATTACATCATGCCATCCTGGTTTTTGATTCCCGGTATTCTTTTGGCAACCTTTGCTGCAATCATCGCTAGCCAGGCATTAATATCAGGAAGTTATACCCTTATTTCGGAGGCTGTTCGTCTCAATCTTTGGCCTCGGGTTAGCATCGTTTATCCAACCGCTGAACGTGGTCAATTGTATATTCCAAGCGTAAATTGGCTTCTATTCGTGGGATGTATCTTTATTGTTTGGCATTTTGAAGAAGCTTCTAAAATGGAAGCTGCCTATGGAATTGCTATTACCTTAGCCATGCTTAGCACAACCACCTTATTGCACAATTACTTGTTCCGTCACCGATGGAATTTGGTCATACTTAGTGCAGTTATTGGTTTGTTTTTTACTGTTGAGTTTGGTTT is from Bacteroidia bacterium and encodes:
- a CDS encoding phage holin family protein gives rise to the protein MWKNLFIKIIVSSIAVMVCAHILPGVHLSNYTTALLLALVLSFLNVFIKPILIALTIPFTLFSFGLFLLVINALILLLGDYLVDGFELDGFWYALLFSIVLSILTSILESFSKTKDADVEDGEQDNFSN
- a CDS encoding DUF962 domain-containing protein, coding for MAEKKYKTFWSFYNYYLTEHSDTICRGLHFFGTFLVLVFFVEFLTTIYLGDPQFRILLFMPLAGYGFAWFGHFFFEKNKPATFTYPLWSLGSDFVMFWHILSLQLPKRMELAKKAIASEKK
- a CDS encoding KUP/HAK/KT family potassium transporter translates to MGSTSHKHVSKFTLAGALITLGIVFGDIGTSPLYVMSAIIGKSVISPELVLGGISCVFWTLTIQTTFKYVFLTLNADNNGEGGIFALYALVRRRAKWLTIPAVIGGCALLADGIITPSISVTSAVEGFKIHQPNVPVIPIVLAILTLLFLFQRMGTTIVGKYFGYIMLVWFVVLGWLGVRQIIDFPSVFKALSPFYAINLLVNYPGGFWLLGAVFLCTTGAEALYSDLGHCGRKNIQISWIFVKITLILNYFGQGAWLLSMQGQTLDGRNPFYYIMPSWFLIPGILLATFAAIIASQALISGSYTLISEAVRLNLWPRVSIVYPTAERGQLYIPSVNWLLFVGCIFIVWHFEEASKMEAAYGIAITLAMLSTTTLLHNYLFRHRWNLVILSAVIGLFFTVEFGFLLANTAKLLHGGFVAVLLGGLLFMIMYVWFNARKIKNQYTEFVKINPHLETIKDLSEDESVPKYATNLVYLTSADHVQDVESKVLYSILKKQPKRADIYWLVHVDWKDSPHTLEYSVEELLPGKVFKVDFHIGFRIEPKINLYLRQVIEEMACNQEVDLLSRYPSLRKNNIMGDFRFIVIERILNYDYDLGVIDEFVMQIYSIINKFALSDQKAFGLDSSNVAVEMVPLILQGKNENKLKRI